From Eschrichtius robustus isolate mEscRob2 chromosome 7, mEscRob2.pri, whole genome shotgun sequence, a single genomic window includes:
- the SMC3 gene encoding structural maintenance of chromosomes protein 3 has protein sequence MYIKQVIIQGFRSYRDQTIVDPFSSKHNVIVGRNGSGKSNFFYAIQFVLSDEFSHLRPEQRLALLHEGTGPRVISAFVEIIFDNSDNRLPIDKEEVSLRRVIGAKKDQYFLDKKMVTKNDVMNLLESAGFSRSNPYYIVKQGKINQMATAPDSQRLKLLREVAGTRVYDERKEESISLMKETEGKREKINELLKYIEERLHTLEEEKEELAQYQKWDKMRRALEYTIYNQELNETRAKLDELSAKRETSGEKSRQLRDAQQDARDKMEDIERQVRELKTKISAMKEEKEQLSAERQEQIKQRTKLELKAKDLQDELAGNSEQRKRLLKERQKLLEKIEEKQKELAETEPKFNSVKEKEERGIARLAQATQERTDLYAKQGRGSQFTSKEERDKWIKKELKSLDQAINDKKRQIAAIHKDLEDTEANKEKNLEQYNKLDQDLNEVKARVEELDRKYYEVKNKKDELQSERNYLWREENAEQQALAAKREDLEKKQQLLRAATGKAILNGIDSINKVLDHFRRKGINQHVQNGYHGIVMNNFECEPAFYTCVEVTAGNRLFYHIVDSDEVSTKILMEFNKMNLPGEVTFLPLNKLDVRDTAYPETNDAIPMISKLRYNPRFDKAFKHVFGKTLICRSMEVSTQLARAFTMDCITLEGDQVSHRGALTGGYYDTRKSRLELQKDVRKAEEELGELEAKLNENLRRNIERINNEIDQLMNQMQQIETQQRKFKASRDSILSEMKMLKEKRQQSEKTFMPKQRSLQSLEASLHAMESTRESLKAELGTDLLSQLSLEDQKRVDALNDEIRQLQQENRQLLNERIKLEGIITRVETYLNENLRKRLDQVEQELNELRETEGGTVLTATTSELEAINKRVKDTMARSEDLDNSIDKTEAGIKELQKSMERWKNMEKEHMDAINHDTKELEKMTNRQGMLLKKKEECMKKIRELGSLPQEAFEKYQTLSLKQLFRKLEQCNTELKKYSHVNKKALDQFVNFSEQKEKLIKRQEELDRGYKSIMELMNVLELRKYEAIQLTFKQVSKNFSEVFQKLVPGGKATLVMKKGDVEGSQSQDEGEGSGESERGSGSQSSVPSVDQFTGVGIRVSFTGKQGEMREMQQLSGGQKSLVALALIFAIQKCDPAPFYLFDEIDQALDAQHRKAVSDMIMELAVHAQFITTTFRPELLESADKFYGVKFRNKVSHIDVITAEMAKDFVEDDTTHG, from the exons ATGTACATAAAGCAG GTTATTATCCAGGGTTTTCGAAGTTATAGAGATCAAACAATTGTAGATCCCTTCAGTTCAAAACATAATGTTATTG TGGGCAGAAATGGATCTGGAAAAAGTAACTTTTTTTATG CAATTCAGTTTGTTCTCAGTGATGAGTTTAGTCATCTTCGTCCGGAACAGAGATTGGCTTTGTTACAT GAGGGTACAGGACCTCgtgttatttctgcttttgtggagATTATTTTTGACAATTCAGACAACAGGTTGCCA atcgacaAAGAGGAAGTTTCACTTCGAAGAGTTATTGGTGCCAAAAAGGATCAGTATTTCTTAGACAAGAAAATGGTCAC GAAAAATGATGTGATGAATCTCCTTGAAAGTGCTGGTTTTTCTCGAAGCAATCCTTATTATATTGTTAAACAAGGAAAG ATCAACCAGATGGCAACAGCACCAGATTCTCAGAGACTAAAACTATTAAGAGAAGTAGCTGGTACTAGAGTGTATGATGAACGAAAAGAAGAAAGCATCTCTTTAATGAAGGAAACAG AGGGCAAACGGGAAAAAATCAATGAGTTGTTAAAATACATTGAAGAGAGATTACATAccttagaagaagaaaaggaagaactagCTCAGTATCAGAAGTGGGATAAGATGAGACGAGCCCTGGAATACACCATTTACAATCAGGAACTTAACGAGACTCGTGCTAAACTTGATGAG ctttctgCTAAGCGAGAGACTAGCGGAGAAAAATCCAGACAATTAAGAGACGCCCAGCAGGATGCAAGAGATAAAATGGAG GATATTGAGCGCCAAGttagagaactgaaaacaaaaatttcagctatgaaagaagaaaaggagcagCTCAGTGCTGAAAGACAAGAACAGATTAAGCAGAGGACTAAGTTGGAGCTTAAAGCCAAGGATTTACAAGATGAATTGGCAGGCAATAGTGAACAGAGG AAACGCTTATTAAAAGAAAGGCAGAAGCTGCttgaaaaaatagaagaaaagcagaaagaactGGCAGAAACAGAACCTAAATTCAAcagtgtaaaagaaaaagaagagcgaGGAATTGCTAG ATTGGCCCAAGCTACGCAGGAAAGAACGGATCTTTATGCAAAGCAGGGTCGAGGAAGCCAGTTTACatcaaaagaagaaagggatAAGTGGATTAAAAAGGAACTCAAGTCTTTAGATCAGGCTATTAATGACAAGAAAAGACAGATTGCTGCTATACATAAGGATTTGGAGGACACTGAggcaaataaagagaaaaatctggagCAGTATAAT aaACTGGATCAGGATCTTAATGAAGTCAAAGCTCGAGTTGAAGAACTGGACAGAAAATACTatgaagtaaaaaataagaaagatgaaTTACAAAGTGAAAGAAA ttACTTATGGAGAGAGGAGAATGCAGAACAGCAAGCACTTGCTGCTAAAAGAGAAGATCTTGAAAAGAAACAGCAACTTCTTAGAGCTGCAACAGGAAAG GCCATTTTAAATGGAATAGATAGTATAAACAAAGTGCTAGACCACTTTCGTCGAAAGGGAATAAACCAGCAtgttcagaatggctatcatggtATCGTGATGAATAACTTTGAATGTGAGCCTGCTTTCTACACATGCGTGGAAGTCACTGCTGGAAATAG GTTGTTTTATCACATTGTTGATTCAGATGAAGTCAGCACGAAGATTTTGATGGAGTTTAATAAAATGAACCTACCTGGAGAGGTTACTTTTCTGCCTCTTAACAAATTAGATGTAAGGGATACTGCCTATCCTGAAACCAAT gATGCTATTCCTATGATAAGTAAATTGAGGTACAATCCCAGATTTGACAAAGCTTTCAAACATGTGTTTGGAAAAACACTTATTTGTCGTAGTATGGAAGTTTCAACCCAGTTGGCCCGTGCTTTCACTATGGACTGCATTACCCTGGAAG GTGACCAAGTTAGTCATCGGGGTGCTTTAACTGGAGGCTATTATGATACAAGGAAGTCTAGACTTGAATTacaaaaagatgttagaaaagCAGAAGAAGAACTAGGTGAGCTTGAAGCAAAGCTCAATGAAAATCTGCgcagaaatattgaaa GGATTAATAACGAAATTGATCAGCTCATGAACCAAATGCAGCAGATAGAGACTCAGCAAAGGAAATTTAAAGCATCTCGAGATAGTATATTATCagaaatgaagatgttaaaagagAAGAGGCAGCAGTCAGAGAAAACCTTTATGCCCAAG CAACGTAGCTTACAAAGTTTGGAGGCAAGTTTGCACGCTATGGAGTCCACCAGAGAATCACTGAAAGCAGAACTTGGAACTGATTTGCTTTCTCAACTTAGTCTGGAAGATCAGAAGAGAGTAGATGCACTGAATGATGAAATTCGTCAACTTCAGCAG gaAAATAGACAgttgctaaatgaaagaattaaGCTAGAAGGTATTATTACTCGAGTAGAGACTTACCTCAATGAGAATTTAAGAAAGCGCTTGGACCAAGTAGAACAG GAACTCAATGAACTGAGAGAGACAGAAGGGGGTACTGTTCTCACTGCTACAACCTCAGAACTTGAAGCCATCAATAAAAGAGTAAAAGATACTATGGCACGATCAGAAG ATCTGGACAATTCCATTGATAAAACAGAAGCTGGAATTAAGGAGTTGCAGAAAAGTATGGAGCGctggaaaaatatggaaaaagaacACATGGATGCTATAAATCATGACACTAAAGAACTAGAAAAGATGACAAATCGACAAGGCATGCtactgaagaagaaagaagagtgtATGAAGAAAATTCGAGAACTTGGATCACTTCCCCAGGAAGCATTTGAAAAATACCAAACACTGAGCCTCAAACAG tTGTTTCGAAAACTTGAACAGTGCAACACAGAATTGAAGAAGTACAGCCATGTTAACAAAAAAGCTTTAGATCAGTTTGTAAATTTCTCTGAGCAGAAAGAAAAGTTAATAAAGCGACAGGAAGAGTTGGATAGGGGGTACAAATCAATCATGGAACTGATGAATGTACTTGAACTTCGAAAATATGAAGCTATTCAGTTAACTTTCAAACAG GTATCCAAAAACTTCAGTGAAGTATTCCAGAAGTTGGTACCTGGTGGCAAAGCTACTTTGGTGATGAAGAAAGGAGATGTGGAAGGCAGTCAGTCTCAGGATGAAGGAGAAGGGAGTGGTGAAAGTGAGAGGGGCTCTGGGTCACAGAGCAGTGTTCCATCAGTTGACCAGTTCACTGGAGTTGGAATTAGG gtgtcatttacaggaaaaCAAGGTGAAATGAGAGAAATGCAACAGCTTTCAGGTGGACAGAAATCCTTGGTAGCTCTTGCTCTGATTTTTGCCATTCAGAAATGTGACCCAGCTCCTTTTTACTTGTTTGATGAGATTGACCAGGCTCTGGATGCTCAGCACAGAAAGGCTGTGTCAG ATATGATTATGGAACTTGCTGTACATGCTCAATTTATTACAACTACTTTTAGGCCTGAACTGCTTGAGTCAGCTGACAAATTCTATGGTGTAAAGTTCAGAAATAAG GTTAGTCATATTGATGTGATCACAGCAGAGATGGCCAAAGACTTTGTAGAAGATGATACCACTCATGGTTAA